A genomic region of Arcobacter sp. F155 contains the following coding sequences:
- a CDS encoding NAD(P)H-dependent oxidoreductase — MKNVLIINGHQHYDVVAKGELTATYINTATKLLEEKGFTVKTTHIEKGYDIKEEAEKLVWADYVIFQYPVYWMSMPWIAKKYFDEVLTQGVHYSSDGRSREDASKTYGSGGLLNGKYMLSLTYNCPVSEFDNEKGFFDGLSLDEAHIAVHKIFQFCGMTPLESYAVHDIFKGDLDLDAELSKFTNILENNFLAK; from the coding sequence ATGAAAAATGTTTTGATTATAAATGGACACCAACATTATGATGTAGTTGCAAAAGGGGAGCTTACTGCTACTTATATCAATACAGCTACAAAACTTTTAGAAGAAAAAGGTTTTACTGTAAAGACTACTCATATTGAAAAGGGTTATGATATCAAAGAAGAGGCAGAAAAGTTAGTTTGGGCAGATTATGTGATTTTCCAATATCCAGTATATTGGATGAGTATGCCTTGGATTGCAAAAAAATATTTTGATGAAGTTTTAACTCAAGGAGTTCATTACTCAAGTGATGGAAGAAGTAGAGAAGATGCTTCAAAAACTTATGGAAGTGGTGGATTATTAAATGGTAAGTATATGTTATCTTTAACTTATAACTGTCCAGTTTCTGAATTTGATAATGAAAAAGGTTTCTTTGATGGATTATCTTTAGATGAAGCTCATATTGCTGTTCATAAGATTTTCCAATTTTGTGGAATGACTCCACTTGAAAGTTATGCAGTGCATGATATTTTCAAGGGTGATTTAGATTTAGATGCAGAGTTATCTAAGTTTACAAATATTTTAGAGAATAATTTTTTGGCTAAATAG
- a CDS encoding DoxX family protein, with amino-acid sequence MRTLENFLARVLSDDMGKLVLRLTLGILMLFHGISKLEKGIDGIKFLVTKNGLPEFLAYGVYLGELIVPILLIIGLYTRISSFIYATTMAFAIYLAHASYILGTSAKTGALLIETPLLFMLGAVALMFLGAGKISVDKR; translated from the coding sequence ATGAGGACGTTAGAAAACTTTTTAGCTAGAGTTTTAAGTGATGATATGGGGAAACTAGTACTAAGATTAACTCTTGGTATTTTAATGCTTTTCCATGGAATAAGCAAACTTGAAAAAGGAATTGATGGTATTAAGTTTTTAGTTACAAAAAATGGCTTACCTGAATTTTTAGCTTATGGTGTTTACCTTGGAGAATTAATAGTTCCAATTTTATTAATCATTGGACTTTATACAAGAATTAGTAGTTTTATATATGCAACAACAATGGCATTTGCTATCTATTTAGCTCATGCTTCATATATTTTAGGAACAAGTGCAAAAACAGGTGCTCTTTTAATTGAAACTCCACTTTTATTTATGTTAGGAGCTGTTGCTTTAATGTTCTTAGGTGCTGGAAAAATCAGCGTAGACAAAAGATAA
- a CDS encoding MFS transporter, which produces MFFGCLIFSFYLHRYVSAYYQINCAKITFSLKIYKKVITIKKTAIITLLFLSMTTMMSNVAIVTALPRFQDYFSEIQNIEFYSRLMLTLPSVIIALFSPFLGHLIFKFGKKKSAITALTIFALTGSAGLYLETVEMFLLSRALFGIAIATLMIVSTSLVGDYFQGEARHKFMGYQSAFMSIGGVVFVVGGGFLSDIDWRLPFGIYLIGFLLLPMVIYFLVEKQQEELKQDDVTVVPTNLIGVYFLGFFYMTIFFILPTQLPFLMINEFHASGKLTGSIIGVAFLANGVGAMYFSKFKKKYSFSTIYLIALTICAVGLTAISFVYNVYFFFLTGILLGFGGGVMMTNISAWMLSKTTFEKRVKASGYLTSSVFLGQFASPILFYPVVKSLGIHDFFLAVGVFLFVIVLIGSLYKKLA; this is translated from the coding sequence ATGTTTTTTGGATGCTTAATATTTTCTTTCTATTTACATAGATATGTTTCTGCTTATTATCAAATTAATTGTGCTAAAATTACATTCTCTCTTAAAATCTACAAAAAGGTTATTACTATTAAAAAGACAGCTATTATTACATTACTATTTTTATCAATGACAACTATGATGTCAAATGTTGCTATTGTAACTGCACTACCTAGATTCCAAGACTATTTTAGTGAAATACAAAATATTGAGTTTTATTCAAGACTAATGCTTACTTTACCATCTGTTATAATTGCCCTATTCTCACCATTTTTAGGGCATCTTATTTTTAAATTTGGAAAAAAGAAATCAGCAATTACAGCTTTAACTATTTTTGCGTTAACAGGAAGTGCTGGTCTATATTTAGAAACAGTTGAGATGTTTTTACTTTCAAGAGCCCTATTTGGAATAGCAATTGCAACACTTATGATTGTATCCACATCCTTAGTTGGTGACTATTTCCAAGGAGAAGCTAGACATAAGTTTATGGGTTATCAAAGTGCATTTATGTCTATAGGTGGAGTTGTATTTGTTGTAGGTGGAGGTTTTTTATCTGATATAGATTGGAGACTTCCCTTTGGAATATATTTAATTGGTTTTTTACTTCTTCCTATGGTTATATATTTTTTAGTTGAAAAACAACAAGAGGAATTGAAACAAGATGACGTAACTGTTGTACCTACAAATCTTATTGGAGTTTATTTCTTAGGCTTTTTTTATATGACTATTTTCTTTATTTTGCCTACTCAACTTCCATTTTTAATGATAAATGAATTTCATGCAAGCGGAAAACTAACTGGTTCTATAATTGGTGTTGCTTTTTTAGCAAATGGAGTTGGAGCTATGTACTTTTCAAAGTTTAAAAAGAAATATAGTTTCTCTACTATTTATTTAATAGCTTTAACTATATGTGCTGTAGGATTAACTGCTATCTCATTTGTATACAATGTTTATTTCTTCTTTTTAACAGGTATCTTACTTGGATTTGGTGGAGGAGTTATGATGACTAATATCTCTGCTTGGATGTTAAGTAAAACTACTTTTGAGAAAAGAGTTAAAGCTTCTGGTTATCTGACAAGTTCAGTTTTCTTAGGACAATTTGCTTCACCTATACTATTTTATCCAGTAGTAAAAAGTCTAGGAATTCATGATTTCTTTTTAGCTGTAGGAGTTTTTTTATTTGTAATTGTTTTAATTGGAAGTTTATATAAAAAGCTAGCTTAA
- a CDS encoding DUF1826 domain-containing protein: MTKKSFNIASEWAQAEKISLHMAHGKQPTVLSDIYQEKINIAIWQRERPNSLKSSVKDFLELNPTFQKEMTLTPQDALSRVNEFFDNKMTEVSEDIAELVDMFCYLFELKEAGVRLKVLDKAMCPKFHVDKVPCRLVTTYQGTATEWLPHEVVDQTKLGWGCNGLPDSESGLYQSESNIQQLACGDVALIKGTLWDGNENAGLVHRSPELIANEKRLILTLDF; encoded by the coding sequence ATGACTAAAAAAAGTTTCAATATTGCTAGTGAATGGGCTCAAGCAGAAAAAATATCTCTACATATGGCTCATGGTAAACAGCCAACGGTTTTGAGTGATATCTATCAAGAAAAAATAAATATAGCCATTTGGCAGCGTGAAAGACCAAATAGTTTGAAGTCTTCGGTAAAAGATTTTTTAGAGTTGAATCCTACATTTCAAAAGGAAATGACTTTAACGCCACAAGATGCACTTTCACGTGTTAATGAATTTTTTGATAACAAAATGACTGAAGTTAGCGAAGATATAGCTGAGCTTGTGGATATGTTTTGTTATTTGTTTGAACTTAAAGAAGCAGGTGTGCGTTTGAAAGTTTTAGATAAAGCTATGTGCCCTAAATTTCATGTGGACAAAGTACCTTGCCGTCTTGTGACAACCTATCAAGGCACAGCCACAGAATGGTTGCCACATGAGGTTGTTGATCAAACAAAACTAGGGTGGGGTTGTAATGGCTTGCCTGACAGTGAATCTGGCCTTTATCAAAGTGAAAGTAATATTCAACAACTAGCTTGTGGTGATGTTGCATTGATTAAAGGTACACTTTGGGATGGTAATGAAAATGCAGGTTTAGTCCATCGTTCGCCAGAATTAATAGCCAATGAAAAGCGTTTGATATTAACTTTAGATTTTTAG
- a CDS encoding DsbC family protein, which produces MIKTARNILLALSLTTGLSAADKLSQKDLKEIQALPLINMAQVEVKGGTDFGSLYGLSVKVKGRMDTIFLTKDKKYLLPGDAISTQNGQQLQLPVDISSTIGKEAFTYGTGSDEYILFTDPECPYCKKFESYFSQIEDKVKIRVFFFPLSFHENARDISLYIMSQDSYKAKANAMINTTKDTEEFKNRKIDSTKLAKLEKSLDEQMNIAKELGITGTPSLFDKDGNRIIWAQMLQDYGVTVK; this is translated from the coding sequence ATGATAAAAACAGCTAGAAATATTTTATTAGCACTTTCATTAACTACAGGATTAAGTGCAGCAGATAAACTATCGCAAAAAGATTTAAAAGAGATTCAAGCTTTACCATTAATAAATATGGCACAAGTTGAAGTTAAAGGTGGAACTGACTTTGGAAGCTTATATGGACTAAGTGTAAAAGTAAAAGGAAGAATGGACACAATCTTTTTAACAAAAGATAAAAAATACTTACTTCCAGGTGATGCTATTAGTACTCAAAATGGACAACAACTACAATTACCAGTAGATATTTCATCAACTATTGGAAAAGAAGCATTTACTTATGGAACTGGAAGTGATGAGTATATTCTTTTTACTGACCCAGAGTGTCCATATTGTAAGAAGTTTGAATCATACTTTTCTCAAATAGAGGATAAAGTTAAAATTAGAGTATTCTTCTTCCCATTATCTTTCCATGAAAATGCAAGAGATATCTCACTTTATATTATGAGTCAAGACTCTTATAAAGCAAAAGCAAATGCAATGATTAACACAACAAAAGATACTGAAGAGTTTAAAAATAGAAAAATCGACTCTACTAAACTTGCAAAATTAGAGAAATCTTTAGATGAGCAAATGAATATTGCAAAAGAACTTGGAATAACTGGAACACCTTCTTTATTTGATAAAGATGGAAATAGAATAATCTGGGCACAAATGCTACAAGATTATGGAGTTACTGTAAAGTAA
- a CDS encoding GNAT family acetyltransferase: MLLKVAELSDIDDVLELHYKYQVDSIKEEDKKDGFVTTPFTKEQLTSLIEKEQGLFIAKLDDKVVAYVMCASWQFWSSWPMFKFMIEELPKLNYLSQTLSVENSYQYGPVCIDKTVRGKQVLERIFEYARVHMAKRFPILVTFINKINPRSYEAHTRKLGLEVIQEFEFNNNQYYELVYDTSKEVKL; encoded by the coding sequence ATGTTATTAAAAGTTGCAGAACTAAGTGATATAGATGATGTTTTAGAATTACATTATAAATATCAAGTTGACTCTATTAAAGAAGAAGACAAAAAAGATGGTTTTGTTACAACACCATTTACAAAAGAACAACTTACAAGTTTGATTGAAAAAGAACAAGGTCTCTTTATTGCAAAGCTTGATGATAAAGTTGTAGCTTATGTGATGTGTGCTTCTTGGCAGTTTTGGTCTTCTTGGCCTATGTTTAAATTTATGATTGAAGAGTTACCAAAACTAAACTATTTAAGTCAAACATTAAGTGTAGAAAACTCATATCAATATGGACCTGTATGTATAGATAAAACTGTAAGAGGAAAACAAGTACTAGAAAGAATTTTTGAGTATGCAAGAGTACATATGGCAAAAAGATTTCCTATTTTAGTAACGTTTATAAATAAAATAAATCCAAGGTCTTATGAAGCTCATACTAGAAAGTTAGGTTTAGAAGTAATTCAAGAGTTTGAGTTTAATAATAATCAATACTATGAGTTAGTATATGATACTTCAAAGGAAGTAAAGCTATAG
- a CDS encoding pyridoxamine 5'-phosphate oxidase family protein: protein MRNRTKTHLLTEEQIDDLFTRSHVGRLGTYSEDGYPYVLPMHFVHFDSKIYMHGLPKGKKIDNIKFNSNVCFEIDEMLSLLYEGVENPCDVNTEFNSIILRGTASLVKEFDEKHTALLKIVEKFTPHLTGKELPEKMVKGTAVIKIDILDYVGRYYK, encoded by the coding sequence ATGAGAAATAGAACTAAAACACATTTACTAACAGAGGAACAAATAGATGATTTGTTTACTCGTTCACATGTTGGACGATTAGGAACATATAGTGAAGATGGTTATCCTTATGTTTTACCTATGCATTTTGTACATTTTGATAGTAAAATATATATGCATGGTCTACCAAAAGGAAAGAAAATTGATAATATAAAATTTAATTCCAATGTTTGTTTTGAAATAGATGAAATGCTTTCTTTACTTTACGAAGGAGTTGAAAACCCTTGTGATGTTAATACTGAGTTTAATAGTATTATTCTTAGAGGAACAGCAAGTTTAGTAAAAGAATTTGATGAAAAACATACTGCTTTATTAAAGATTGTAGAAAAGTTTACTCCACACTTAACAGGAAAGGAATTACCTGAAAAAATGGTCAAAGGAACTGCTGTAATAAAAATAGACATTCTTGATTATGTTGGAAGATATTATAAATAA
- a CDS encoding DNA repair protein Rad50, producing MKNIEVELESIIFNVMLPESKAFLDELNEEIQNGNDKEEIVEAKKDVEFFIEELNQVLKLIEEKKLSNKDAKDMYKKIRNMLDEHEDEHQ from the coding sequence GTGAAAAATATAGAAGTAGAATTAGAAAGTATAATATTTAATGTGATGCTACCAGAATCAAAAGCTTTTTTAGATGAATTAAATGAAGAAATACAAAATGGAAATGATAAAGAAGAGATTGTGGAAGCAAAAAAAGATGTTGAGTTTTTTATTGAAGAATTAAATCAAGTTTTAAAATTGATTGAAGAGAAAAAACTATCAAATAAAGATGCAAAAGATATGTATAAAAAGATTAGAAATATGCTTGATGAACATGAAGATGAACATCAATAA
- a CDS encoding NAD(P)H-dependent oxidoreductase, which produces MEKTFMEAMDFRHACKIFDETKKISDEDLTYILETGRKSCSSFGMEPWKFLVITNDDLREKIKEVCWNQPQVTTCSHLVIVLAAIENVKPESGVPRRKFGRREMPQEKLDFYLNLYADHLKETLSTDENIYAWTSKQTYIAASNMMTAAAVRGIDSCPIEGFEKENVEKILELDTTKYQLSLVLPFGYRINEQSTQQREKLEDIVEYIK; this is translated from the coding sequence ATGGAAAAAACTTTTATGGAAGCTATGGATTTTAGACATGCTTGTAAGATTTTTGATGAAACAAAAAAGATTAGTGATGAGGATTTAACATATATTTTAGAAACAGGTAGAAAATCTTGTTCTTCTTTTGGTATGGAACCTTGGAAATTTTTAGTTATTACAAATGATGACTTAAGAGAAAAAATAAAAGAGGTATGTTGGAATCAGCCACAAGTAACAACTTGTTCTCACCTTGTAATTGTTCTTGCAGCTATTGAAAATGTAAAACCAGAGTCTGGTGTGCCAAGAAGAAAGTTTGGAAGAAGAGAGATGCCTCAAGAAAAATTAGATTTTTATTTAAATCTTTATGCAGATCATTTAAAAGAAACTCTTTCAACTGATGAAAATATCTATGCTTGGACTTCAAAACAAACATATATTGCAGCTTCAAATATGATGACAGCAGCAGCGGTAAGAGGAATTGATTCTTGTCCTATTGAAGGTTTTGAAAAAGAGAATGTTGAAAAGATTTTAGAATTAGATACAACAAAATATCAATTATCATTAGTTTTACCATTTGGATATAGAATTAATGAACAATCAACTCAACAAAGAGAAAAACTAGAAGATATTGTAGAATATATCAAATAA
- a CDS encoding putative quinol monooxygenase, giving the protein MKNIIVVAKLKVKEEFLDEVYQELVKLHSNTHKFDDGCIQYDLHQDTEDKYSFTFVETWENQEALSNHEKKEHFISFVNALEDKLESLNIDKLKKLDI; this is encoded by the coding sequence ATGAAAAATATTATTGTTGTAGCAAAACTAAAAGTAAAAGAAGAGTTTTTAGATGAAGTTTATCAAGAGTTGGTTAAACTTCATTCAAATACACACAAGTTTGATGATGGTTGTATTCAATATGATTTACACCAAGATACAGAAGATAAGTACTCATTTACTTTTGTTGAAACATGGGAGAATCAAGAGGCTTTATCAAATCATGAGAAAAAAGAACATTTTATCTCATTTGTAAATGCTTTAGAAGATAAACTTGAAAGTTTAAATATAGATAAATTAAAAAAACTAGATATATAA
- a CDS encoding acetylornithine/succinylornithine family transaminase, whose product MSKYLFPVYKQIDIEFEKGKGAKLYDKYNSEYIDFTSGIGVNSLGHGNKNLIKAINKQSKELIHLSNIYPIKAQEECAKKVVKLSNYKNMKCFFCNSGAEANEAAIKFVRKYAYLKKIKNHKIITINNSFHGRTLTTLKATAQEDKQKGFGPFSDEFIYAKDIEDIKNKIDKNTVAVMLELIQGEGGINAFDKKQIQKLAKELKEKKILLVIDEVQSGVYRTGKFLASNYYEIKPDVITLAKGLAGGLPIGLMMSWIEDVFTLGDHGSTFGGNPLSTSVALEVLNVLEEEEKTKKLEKRVYYFQKYLDKCFKENKELFVSKSGLGLMLGLKLKDEKNLAVLIEKCLDEKLLVLKSGKDIVRFLPSLNISKKEIKEGFSKLQKAINKKKDEDEK is encoded by the coding sequence ATGAGTAAATATTTATTCCCTGTATATAAGCAAATAGATATAGAGTTTGAAAAAGGAAAAGGTGCCAAATTATATGATAAGTATAATAGTGAGTATATAGATTTCACTTCTGGTATTGGTGTAAATAGTTTAGGTCATGGAAATAAGAATTTGATAAAAGCAATAAACAAACAATCAAAAGAGCTAATACACTTATCAAACATATATCCAATAAAAGCTCAAGAAGAATGTGCAAAAAAAGTAGTAAAGTTAAGTAATTATAAAAATATGAAATGCTTCTTTTGTAATAGTGGAGCAGAAGCAAATGAAGCAGCTATAAAGTTTGTAAGAAAGTATGCTTATTTAAAGAAGATTAAAAACCATAAAATCATAACTATAAATAACTCTTTTCATGGAAGAACTTTAACTACTTTAAAAGCAACAGCACAAGAAGATAAACAAAAAGGTTTTGGTCCTTTTTCTGATGAGTTTATTTATGCAAAAGATATTGAAGATATAAAAAATAAAATAGATAAAAATACAGTTGCTGTAATGCTTGAACTTATTCAAGGTGAGGGTGGTATTAATGCCTTTGATAAAAAGCAGATACAAAAACTAGCAAAAGAGTTGAAAGAAAAAAAGATACTGCTAGTAATTGATGAGGTTCAAAGTGGTGTATATAGGACTGGAAAATTCTTAGCTTCAAACTATTATGAAATAAAACCTGATGTAATAACTTTAGCAAAAGGTTTAGCAGGTGGTTTGCCAATTGGTCTTATGATGAGTTGGATAGAAGATGTTTTTACTTTAGGAGATCATGGTTCAACTTTTGGTGGAAATCCTTTATCTACAAGTGTTGCTTTAGAAGTATTAAATGTATTAGAAGAGGAAGAAAAAACTAAAAAACTAGAAAAAAGAGTTTACTATTTTCAAAAATATTTAGATAAATGTTTTAAGGAAAATAAAGAGTTGTTTGTGTCTAAAAGTGGTTTAGGTTTGATGTTAGGATTAAAACTAAAAGATGAAAAAAATCTAGCAGTTTTAATTGAAAAATGTTTAGATGAAAAGCTTTTAGTTTTAAAGTCAGGAAAAGATATTGTTCGTTTTTTACCTTCATTAAATATCTCAAAAAAGGAGATAAAAGAGGGGTTTTCAAAACTTCAAAAAGCAATTAATAAAAAAAAGGATGAAGATGAGAAATAG
- the dctP gene encoding TRAP transporter substrate-binding protein DctP, translating to MKLTKFKGLVLAGMLAATSMSAATWKYAFGEGVSDPQGIYATAFKDFVEENSRHKIELYKVGSLGEEADMMEQAKAGLLHFIGQSTGYMGGTIPQMDVFTVPYVLPTDTKQLDYFFKNSKVVNEMLPKIFNKHGLELLAIFPEGEMAVTTMEEFRSPADLKGKKMRVMPGSPILVETYEAFGASPQPMTWGDLVGALKTGMVDGQENPTVWIEAYGLDELTKVLTYTGHGHFNASVSANKNFFDGLGKRDKRLVQEAAKHAQKVILEEAQKLDAIGIGRIVKTNPNYKINMLTEEERAVFKKAAQKVQDSFASKSASNKKIMDQIKRDLAQAEKNTK from the coding sequence ATGAAATTAACAAAATTCAAAGGATTGGTTTTAGCGGGTATGCTTGCAGCTACAAGTATGAGTGCAGCCACTTGGAAATATGCTTTTGGAGAAGGTGTAAGTGATCCACAAGGAATCTATGCAACAGCATTTAAAGATTTTGTAGAGGAAAACTCAAGACACAAGATTGAGCTTTATAAGGTTGGTTCATTAGGTGAAGAAGCAGATATGATGGAGCAAGCAAAAGCTGGATTATTACACTTTATTGGTCAATCAACTGGATATATGGGTGGAACAATTCCTCAAATGGATGTTTTCACAGTACCGTATGTTCTTCCAACAGACACAAAACAACTTGATTACTTCTTTAAAAACTCTAAAGTAGTAAATGAAATGCTTCCAAAAATCTTTAATAAGCATGGATTAGAACTTTTAGCTATTTTCCCAGAAGGTGAAATGGCAGTTACAACTATGGAAGAGTTTAGAAGCCCTGCTGATTTAAAGGGTAAAAAAATGAGAGTAATGCCAGGTTCTCCTATTTTAGTAGAAACTTATGAAGCATTTGGAGCTTCTCCTCAACCAATGACTTGGGGTGACTTAGTTGGTGCTCTTAAAACTGGAATGGTAGATGGACAAGAAAACCCAACAGTATGGATTGAAGCATATGGATTAGATGAGTTAACTAAAGTACTTACTTATACTGGTCATGGACACTTTAATGCATCAGTAAGTGCAAATAAAAACTTTTTTGATGGATTAGGAAAAAGAGATAAAAGATTAGTTCAAGAAGCAGCTAAACATGCTCAAAAAGTTATTCTTGAAGAGGCTCAAAAACTTGATGCAATTGGTATTGGAAGAATTGTAAAGACAAATCCTAATTACAAAATCAATATGTTAACAGAAGAAGAGAGAGCTGTATTTAAAAAAGCAGCACAAAAAGTTCAAGACTCTTTTGCTTCAAAAAGTGCATCTAACAAAAAGATTATGGATCAAATCAAAAGAGATTTAGCTCAAGCTGAAAAAAATACAAAGTAA
- a CDS encoding AEC family transporter — protein sequence MENFALIAIAIIVGYALQKFKIFPEETSIILNKYIIYISLPAIILLQVPKLTFSFDVLIPTIIAWLVMAISAVIVLIFSKIFSWSKEITGSLLLVSILTNSSIMGIPIIELYLGEEALPYVLIYDQLGTFLALAAYGTFITAYYSTSGNIKPRVIIQKILTFPSFIALVIALLLLGQTFPPIITDVLTKFANTLVPVALVAVGLQLQFKLPKDDLLPLSIGLLIKLILAPLIAFGICITFDWYNLAGKTSIFEAGMAPMITAGAVASMANLAPRLSTAIVGYGIIFSFITTYILSLIIL from the coding sequence ATGGAAAACTTTGCATTAATTGCTATCGCGATTATAGTAGGTTATGCTCTTCAAAAGTTTAAAATCTTCCCTGAAGAGACTTCAATAATTTTAAATAAATATATAATCTATATTTCATTACCTGCTATTATTTTATTACAAGTTCCAAAGCTAACATTCTCATTTGATGTTCTTATTCCAACAATTATTGCTTGGCTTGTAATGGCAATTTCTGCTGTTATTGTTTTAATTTTTTCTAAAATATTCTCTTGGTCAAAAGAAATAACTGGAAGTTTACTTCTTGTATCAATCCTTACAAATAGTTCTATTATGGGTATTCCTATTATTGAGTTATATTTAGGAGAAGAGGCATTACCTTATGTTTTAATCTATGACCAACTTGGTACTTTTTTAGCCCTTGCTGCTTATGGTACTTTTATTACAGCATACTACAGTACAAGTGGAAATATCAAACCTAGAGTTATCATTCAAAAAATACTAACTTTCCCCTCTTTTATAGCTTTAGTTATAGCCTTACTTCTTTTAGGTCAAACTTTTCCACCAATAATTACTGATGTTTTAACAAAGTTTGCAAATACTTTAGTTCCTGTTGCACTTGTTGCAGTTGGTTTACAACTACAATTTAAACTGCCAAAAGATGATTTACTTCCTCTTAGCATAGGTCTTTTAATAAAACTAATTCTAGCTCCACTTATTGCTTTTGGAATATGTATTACTTTTGATTGGTATAATCTTGCAGGTAAAACTTCTATCTTTGAAGCTGGTATGGCTCCAATGATTACAGCAGGAGCAGTTGCTTCTATGGCAAACCTTGCACCAAGACTTAGTACTGCAATTGTTGGATATGGAATTATTTTCTCATTTATAACAACTTATATTTTATCTTTGATTATTTTGTAA
- a CDS encoding helix-turn-helix domain-containing protein, with amino-acid sequence MYYINDKEFRCSINVTLDIFNDRWKLSIIWHLLESDKRFKDLHEEISDITQKTLTVKLKELEEKNIINREVFPEVPPKVVYSLTDAGKRLKPVLHEMFDWGVEYVNEYGKITEENMCHTELNRKK; translated from the coding sequence ATGTATTATATTAATGATAAAGAGTTTAGATGCTCTATCAACGTAACTCTTGATATTTTTAATGATAGATGGAAACTATCAATTATTTGGCATTTACTAGAAAGTGACAAAAGATTTAAAGACTTACATGAAGAGATTTCAGATATAACTCAAAAAACTTTAACAGTAAAATTAAAAGAGTTAGAAGAAAAAAATATTATAAATAGAGAGGTTTTCCCAGAAGTTCCTCCAAAGGTTGTTTACTCTTTAACTGATGCAGGTAAAAGATTAAAACCTGTATTACATGAGATGTTTGACTGGGGTGTAGAATACGTAAATGAATACGGAAAAATCACTGAAGAAAACATGTGTCATACAGAATTAAATAGAAAAAAATAG
- a CDS encoding transglutaminase family protein, whose translation MIINKKSYLEESEIIDFTNKSIKALAQELSFNTSSKEEIVKNCFEYVRDEIKHSGDYKIDKVTCKASEVLEAKTGWCFAKAHLLAALLRANSIPTAFCYQRLSCEEYKENLFSLHGLNAVYLEKFGWLKIDARGNKKEVDAQFIPPKEKLAFELNENEFDLGVYYSNPLDIVIKALKANSSYNQMINNMPDFKSTI comes from the coding sequence ATGATTATTAATAAAAAAAGTTATTTAGAAGAGAGTGAGATAATAGATTTTACAAATAAAAGTATCAAGGCTTTAGCTCAAGAGTTATCATTTAATACTTCTTCAAAAGAAGAGATAGTAAAAAACTGTTTTGAGTATGTAAGAGATGAGATTAAGCATAGTGGTGATTATAAAATTGATAAGGTAACTTGTAAGGCTAGTGAAGTTTTAGAAGCAAAAACTGGTTGGTGTTTTGCAAAGGCTCACTTACTTGCTGCACTATTAAGAGCAAATAGTATTCCTACAGCTTTTTGTTATCAAAGACTTTCATGTGAAGAGTATAAAGAAAATCTATTCTCTTTACATGGATTAAATGCTGTTTATTTAGAAAAGTTTGGTTGGTTAAAAATAGATGCAAGGGGAAATAAAAAAGAAGTAGATGCACAATTTATTCCTCCAAAAGAGAAGTTAGCCTTTGAATTAAATGAAAATGAGTTTGATTTAGGAGTTTATTATTCAAACCCATTAGATATAGTTATTAAAGCATTGAAAGCAAATAGTAGTTATAATCAGATGATTAACAATATGCCAGATTTTAAAAGTACCATTTAG